In Planococcus sp. MB-3u-03, the DNA window AAAATATTATCAATGGCGAAAAAATGAAAAGCTCGAACACCACACCAAATTCACTCGCTCTCCATAAACTGTTGACCCTCAGTCAGGATGAGGTCGTCATTATGGAAGTTTCTTCTCATGGACTGGCCCAGTATCGGTTAGAAGGCATTGAATTTGATTACGGCTTGTTCCTCAATCTTCACCATGAACACCTGGATTATCACAGTTCCATGGAAGAATATTTTCAGGCGAAGCTTACAATGTTCAATCAGATGAAAGAACATGGGATTGCTGTAGTGAATACAGATAATGAGTGGGGACGAAAGCTCTGTGGAATCCTGCAAACAAAGGGAAAACCGATTTATGCAATTGGCACATCCACTGAATGCAACCTGCGTGTTGCAAAATTTCATTCACTGTCCTCCACTATGCGGGTGATTGAAAGTAACGAAACGTATCAAATGGTCGCTGCGATGACCGGAATGCACAATATGTATAACACCTTAATGGCCTACGGAACATCATTGTTGCTGGGTATCCCCAAAGAAAAGCTCTTAAACTCCATTCACCATTTCAAGGGAGTCGATGGACGCTTTGAGATCACGAAACTGGCCAAGGGCTCGATCGTTATTGTGGATTATGCCCATACTCCGGATGCCATCTCTTACTGCCTGGAAACTGCAAAATCACAAGGGGCCCAACGAATAACCCATATTTTCGGCTTTCGTGGAAATCGAGATGCCAGCAAGAGAAAGCACATGCTATCCATATCTGCTGAAATGAGTGACCGCTACATTTTAACGTTGGACGACCTGAACAATGTTTCTCCAGGAGATATGCTGGAAGTTTTAAACCAACTAAATGAAACATACGGCAACTCAAAAGGCAGCATCGTTCCAGACCGTACACTCGCCATTCAGCAAGCAATCCATGAAAGCAAGGAAGGCGACTGGATTGTGATTACCGGTAAAGGACACGAGAAATACCAGCAAACCTTTCATTTACCGACTGATTCGGACCGGGAAACCGTCAATTATATAATAAAGCAGAACTAAAATAATCACTCAGGAGGGAGTAGTTATGAAAAAACTAAGTGTTGTTTCAACCATTTTAATCATGATCAACACTTTAATCGTTTCGTCCGTTTTCAGTAAAACTGATGACCCTTCCCTGCCAAACGTATCCAGTGAAGCAGCTATTGTCATGGAAGCAACGACTGGAGAAATCCTCTATGAAAAAAATGCACAGTCGCAGATGTATCCTGCCAGCCTAACAAAAATTGCCACAGCCATTTATGCAATTGAAAACAGAAAATTAAATGATGTTGTAACCATCAGTAAAAAAGCACGCAATACGGAAGGCACCCGTGTTTATTTGGAAGAGGGAGAACAAGTGACTTTAGAAAAACTGTTGCTGGGCCTCTTAGTCAACTCTGGAAATGATGCCGGCGTCGCCATTGCTGAACACATCAGCGGCAGCGTTGAGTTATTTTCTGCTGATATGAATTTATATTTAGAAGATGTAATTGGCCTGCGGAATACGAACTTCGAAAAT includes these proteins:
- a CDS encoding UDP-N-acetylmuramoyl-L-alanyl-D-glutamate--2,6-diaminopimelate ligase → MKTNQLLNESGLISRLDSRILELDIKGIADNSSDVAKGFVFVAIKGFEIDGHGFIDQAIEKGAALVIGEQGITRLGVPYLQVENSRKALGILARNFYGRPSDQKIMIGITGTNGKTTTSYMLQHFLESNGMSCSVIGTNQNIINGEKMKSSNTTPNSLALHKLLTLSQDEVVIMEVSSHGLAQYRLEGIEFDYGLFLNLHHEHLDYHSSMEEYFQAKLTMFNQMKEHGIAVVNTDNEWGRKLCGILQTKGKPIYAIGTSTECNLRVAKFHSLSSTMRVIESNETYQMVAAMTGMHNMYNTLMAYGTSLLLGIPKEKLLNSIHHFKGVDGRFEITKLAKGSIVIVDYAHTPDAISYCLETAKSQGAQRITHIFGFRGNRDASKRKHMLSISAEMSDRYILTLDDLNNVSPGDMLEVLNQLNETYGNSKGSIVPDRTLAIQQAIHESKEGDWIVITGKGHEKYQQTFHLPTDSDRETVNYIIKQN